TCAAGTGCCCATTTACTCCCTTACCAATTATTTCATGATTAGTGAGGGAGAAAATTTCAAGGCTCCAATTACTTTTAGTCAGTTTGAGGAAGGGATTTCGACTGGTGTCATCTCTTTCATCTCTCCCAATTTCAAATTTCACTTTTTCACCTGTTGCTCTCTTTCTTGCATTGTCTCTGCTATTTTGCTCTCCCTCCTATTATCTCGATTCTCTGTTTAGAGGTACATTACCACTCTTCTTTATGGCTTCTACTGAAATACCAGCGGTGGACGATTTGGCTTCTTCTGTCACTCCATTTTCCTTACTTCAACATCTTTCCCGCAGCCTAATAGACACTAAAATCTTTAGAATTAGAGTGCCCCCGAGTAATGAGAGAACAATCCTTTTTGACCCATTGCTTAGAGGTTTAATAGATGCCCAACAGGGGCATAATGTGCGTTTTACCTTAAGCAGCACGAGTTTGGGTTGACTTTCCCCTTTACTCCGATTTTTTATCTAGGTTTTCCAGCATTTTAGGGTGACTCCCCAAATGCTAACATTGAACTCCATTATATTCATGtgttgttttgagtctatctATCTATACTGGGGTTTTGCCTCTTACGTCGACTTATTTTCTACCTTCTTTAATCTTGTTAGGTCTATTGAtgggttttattattttggtcccCAAGTCGGATTGTCCATTTTTACCGACTATAAAAATTCGATTAAGGGTTGAATAGAGCATTTTGCTATCATCGAGCTAAAAGAGAGTTCGAGAGTCGAGTGGGATATCAACCTATCTTGGGGAGATATACCTCAGGGCTGCAATGAGTTCTCTAGGTTGAATCTTATAGTTCATATATGCCTTCTTCGACTAACATCTATAGGAAAAAAATATGATGTCAAGAAGTGCTTATTCATGTCCTCCCTGAAGGACTGTCATCAAGCTATACTTTTGAGTTTTTCCCttgcatttcctttttgctaTACTGAGTTCTAATAAATCTTCTTTTCATTTTCTATGCAGTTTCTACTGTACCAAtggacaaaattaaaattttcaagaattttaaaTTGTCTAGAAAGATCTTAAAGAGACTCTGTTAGCCTTCCGGGCTAACAAGTTTGTTGCCGACGTCACCCGGGAGGTCTTCAATGCTGCGACCCCAACATCATCCGTCCAACTTTCTACTCGCAGCCCTGCACTTTCACTAGCTTTGGTGTCGATTCCAAGAGGCTCTCGTTCTGCTCCCTTTAGGATGTCAGCTCCTTCTAAAATGCCGACCTCTTTTAAGACATTTGCTGCCCTTAAGACGATTCCTAAGAATCCTATCATTGTCAGCAAATTAAGGGAGGGCAGCTTGAAGAAAGGCACTGAATCTCTAGTTTGGAGTGCTTCACCTCTTCAAGTCGTTAGGGATATCGTTATCAAGGGGTTGTCCTGCCAAACAAGCTAGTACCTTTGCATCTGCtggggctgaccctctcccttcTATTGATAAGGGGAAGAAGGTTGTGGAAAACTTGTCTTCTATCCCTGATAATGACGTGCTGAATTCTGTTGAGGTTGGTGCTAACTATACACCGGCCTCTATAAATGAGCTGCTATGTAATAAAGTATTTAGCAGTGTACTAGATGTCTCTGACCCCCACTTTTTTGGAGTTGTCTATAACTTGGTCTGCTCCACTACGCAGCAATCCGCCTGCAGCTCACGCTCCTTAGAGACTCTCGGGGACAATTTGAGAGAATTTCTCCTTATGGTAAGTTAATTGCTTTTCCTTCCTATATTCCAGATTATGGTTTTGCTGATGTCATTCTTCTTTGTGACAGTTATTAGGTACTTTTATGGAGATTGATGCTTAAAATCAGTCTATCCAAAGCTTTATGGACCACCGTGTCGAGGATGTGCTGCGAGATAAGGACTTGGCTGCCATGATGGTGTGTCGTGATTACATCATAAACTTCAAAGGGCAAATTGCAGACCTCACCAGGCAGCTTGAGGAGTTAAGGGAGGAGGTCATCCGATTATCCCAGCTGGCCTTTACGGCAGAATTTCAATGGGATGAAGCTCTTGCTCAACTGTCTCTTTTAGAGGAAACTGGCCAACAACGGGATGAGGCTTTGTCCTGCGCTATTGTGCTTCAGCATGAACTCAACAAGCAAGTCGAGGACGTGAAAGGTCTAACTCTTACGGTGGAGAATTCTCAGCTTCAGCAATAGTAACTTCGCCACGAGATCTCCACTCTAAAAGGTAGGTGTGCGTCTTTGCAAAGGGATGCTAAGGTTGCTGAAGACATGGTTTCCCAGGCCTGCAAGGAGCAGGTGTAGGAGTTCAAGAATTTAGAGGAGCTGTGAAAGAAGATTTATGAAGAGGCCTTCCGGATGTTTGCCATATGCTATAACCAAGGCCTTAAAGCTGCCTAAGATGCCCCATCCATTCCGTTGGCCAACCTGTGAGCTCCTGAATTTGACTCTGATGATGAAGAGGTCCACTATAGAGAGGATGACAACCCCCTTCCAAGGGATCCTCCTCCCTTGCCCTCTACTCAGCTAAGAATTGACCCCTCCCGATCTCCTGGCAATAATGACTTGATTAGCTTTGCTCCCCCTACTTCTGCTGCTTCTGTCACAAATTCTAATGGTGTAGCTAAATAACGAGTAATATTTTGACTTTCTTGGTTATTTCCATAATCTTAGTATTTTGGTGCTTGTTTGAGTTTTGCTTTATTTTGGTTTAATGTGCTTTGGAACTTTATTCATGCCGACTTGGCCATTGTCTATAAGTGTATTTTATAACTGACTAATCTTAAGTTGGCTTTTCGAGCATTCGATCTTTGTCGTTCACTGATAGGAGTGCAATTTGTTAATGCAACTAATTTCCGCACTGGAGATTATTTTAACTCCATGACTTAGACGGTTTTTCTGTTTGTTTAAAATTGAAACCTCTTTTCAAGGCTGATGTTTACTAAGTTTGAAATTTCTTATGATCATTTTACTCCTCAACTTGGCTTATTTGGTGCTAGGGGTTAATTTTCTAGGCTGGAACCTGCCGtggttggatttttttttctttcattcctcAACTCGAGTTTCCTGGTGCTAAGGATCAATTTTCAAGGCTAGCACCTACCGTGGTTgggttttttttccttcttttattCCTCAACTTGGCTTACTTAGAGCCAGGGGAAAATTTTCGAGGCCAGCACCTATCGTggttggctttttttttttttttctttctttcatttctcaaCTCGACTTACTTAGTACTAGGGCATCATCATGTGACATTTGTATCCCCTGTTCATCCTCTAGGGAGAAGGAAATAGTCATTGGACTGTACTCTACAATTTGCATAACTTCCATGTTGCCCTCATTTCCattccttccttttttttttctctccggCTCATTCGGCCTTCGGTTCCTCCAACTATCATTTTGATCGTGCCGCTAGAGCCGTCATTCATAGGTACTCCGATCTATCTCCTTGCCCTTTCCTCAGCCCCTCTTAGTTATGGCCTTTGTTCTTTCATCTTTTTCACAAAGTTTCGAAGCTTCTTGATCAATCTATCGATTTCATGTATCAATTGGTAGCAGTTGTTTGTGTCATGCCCGTGAGTCTTTTGAAATTAGCAATACTTGTCTGGGTCCCTCCTTTTTGGGTTAGATTTCAAGGGCTTAGGCCATTGTACGTAGCCTTTATCTTGGACTGCCATTAGCACCTTGATTCGGTATACATTTAGTAGTGTAACTTCCGCTGGCATGCGAGCTTGGTATGATCATTGGTATTTCTTCTCCCATCTATGCTTGTTCAGTTTTCTAGTCCCCAGTCTATCCTTCTCTTTGGAATATCTTTTCTCCCGTCATTAATGCCTTTGCCCCTTTCTTTATCCTTTCGTGCAAATCGGTTAGTGGTTAAGGTATCATCTTGTCTTATATACTTTTCGGCCCTCTTTATCAGCTCCGATAAGGTGTTTGGTGGCTTTCTACACAAGGACTTGAAGAATTCTGGAGAGGTCATTCCCCTTTGCATAGCCTCTACCGCTCTCGCCTTGTCTAGTTCAGGCATCTGCAAGGCTTTCGAGTTGAACCTGGCTACATACTCTCTCAAGGACTCGTTCCTCCTTTGTTTAACCGTTTCTAGGTAACTTGTCTTCCTTCCTGCTGGAACTTCAGCAATAAACCTGCCGATGAATACGTCGACTAGATTGACCAAGTTCCTTATGCTTCCTAGTTTTAGGCTATTGAACCATGTCTAACCTGGTCCTATCAAGGTCGTGAGGAAAACTTTGCACATCAAAGCGTCAAAgtgagtttgcaactccataaaGGTCTTGTAATTCAACACGTAATCCTGTGGGTTTCCTGCTCTATCATAGGTGGTCAATGTCGGTATCATGAACTTCTTTGGTATAGTCTCAAGTTAGACCCTCTTGATAATTGGTGATGAGGTCGGCAACATTGGATTGACATTATCCCTAACTCCGAGCTCCATCAACAACTACTCCTTtaatttttctagcttttggtcgACCCCTGTATCGTCATTTATGGGCCTTTTCTCCTGGCGGCGACAACTTCCTCTCAATTCCTCACCTTTTGACCCTCCCTCAATCTTAGATGAAAAACTTCCCTCCATATTATTTTCTATGAGATCTCTTACTACCTTACTTTGAGATTGTGCCATtcgttcttttctttttctcatctCCTCATCCTCCTCTCCTATCTTCTTGCTACTTTGTTAGGGATTCTACTAGTTTAGAGTAGGTTGGGGCTCACTGTCGTTGGACCCTTCCCTCATACTCAGCCTACTCGGAGGGGGGGCATTGAGACCTTTCTACTGCAAAATTTGACTTAACCAATTGGCAGTGTTTTGAACTTGTAAAGACATATTCTGAAGTTTctgatttgatagtggagtatGAGGCATGGTTGTGGTCGAGTTTGGTGAGTGGTTTGGTAATGTGGGTGATGGGTTTGCTGGAGTTAGTAGACTAGCGTATGAGAATAACGAGCTTTCTAGTGTCGAGCTCAGGTCTTTTTAAGTGAGTCCCATGTAGTTTTCTCCAGAGCTagccatgtggatctcagtggttGAATGAGAACTCCGGTGACGTTAAGATCCTTTCATTTCCACATACGGTGCCAATTAATGATTGAGATTCAAAATAAGTCCGGGATTAGGTGTGTTTTTTGATAAGTTTAGTCTTCATTTTATCATtcccttttttatttcttttttcttttgtctttTTCGGGCGTGCCTTCACTATCTtactgatcaaacataatttagccacattattattattattattattattaatgctaaattatacatttttctagcttacattgtgtttttataatattttttgcagaaaagataaaaaatggCTGAAAATGTTGAAAATTTGATTTGgccgaagtgatttggccaaatcagccTCAAAGAATGACCAAAGAAGCTGCACAAGTGGATGAAAGAAGAAGCCAAAACTTAAGTCTTGATATGCCAAAGTCAATTTGCctaaatcactggccaaatcaccagAAGCCAGTGACAGCTGAAATTCGAAAGTATCATGCAGAAACGATTGGGGCGagtgatttgtccaaatcaaCTGTCGCCAGCAGAAAAGTGCAGAAGCACGGGAATTatagaaatttgaattttaagagTTCCATCCTATCTCAAATACGCCAAGACTCATTCAAAACACCTCCAATACCGTGCAAAAAAGAATTTCTTCACCGAAGGAGGTATATTCATGATGAAATACAAGCAAAGAAGGAATCAAAGATCAAGTCAAATTGGAATTTCAGCTCATAAAGGACTGATCTAGGGTttctcacctataaaagggcaacAAGCAGTAGTAGCAAGGCATCCAATTCTAGGCAGCGTATCAACAACGCcgcatcttcttcttttcttctttcttttctcttcatgTATTCTTTGCCcatcatgagtggctaaacacatCTCCCTCTAGTTAGAGTAGGAGAAGTTTTAGttttgttatgaattgggagatatGAAACTCCATTATCaaacttctatttttcaatatttatgcaacttgttcttcatgttattattaccttgctattagaatcaataagggcccgttgcttttaattgtaaagtaatatattgttagtttgaataatttaggtccataattgcttagattgtttaaatACAAGTGACAattagttgcatgatctaactaaACCATGCaaagttaaaattaagtttttctatttcttaaagcagttaacagttgaaaagtgaaGAACCACAAAGATGTTCCttagcaacttgttaactagtgtttgattagtgaacgttttctaatcaaactaaatttaaggaagaatttggttgtgtggagcgtcttccacaacctaaactaatttattgaaataaataaaagaatcaaAGTATCAATATCAATTCTAAATTGAAATGGATTCTATGCTTCAATtagagtttttttattattgatttactcatcctTTTTATCATTGCTTTCTTATATTACTTTAGTTTTAATCTTAGTTCATCATCATAAGAAACCACcccctttattttacttttattattaatttgctCAAGTCATTGTTAGGAAAGTCCTAAATGtgaattccctgtggattcgaccctattaccactatctacggttcttaattgttgattactaataagtttatttttgacggctttgATAACCGCTATCACCTACACCCTTACCCGTCTGCCACCGCTGTCACCTATACCCTTACCCGTCTGCCACCTTCACGCGGACAACCTATTCATGAGTACGAGATTTCAATTCTCGTCATGtggttatttaatttcttttggcTCTTTTTGGATACAATTCCTATTATTGCAGGCTTTTTTTTCATACAATCATTAATAATTAGTCGGGCTCATCTGCTCCGAGCTCCTTCAAACCTTATCTGACCCGTGGACTCAGACCTCAGTTATGCAACACGATGTGGCCCTATATTAGATTGGCCTAAACTTCTTTGATTTAGGTTGCAGTAGGCTTAACGGTTTAGAGCCCATTAATCATCCGTctctataatttgaaaaaactcattaatcgAACTcttagttttataaaaaaatctactaattagtctttcttattgaatataattaagattttttataataattaactattaaaattgagagagggactaattagtagactttttaaaatattagaaacgttttaatatatttttcaaaactaaGATATTAACTAATGACTTTTTCTATaatatatagattaaataataattttttttaaggaaaattaactatttaatctaTATGGTATAGTAAAACTCACTAGTTGGTCtctctattttgaaaaatacattaaaacgtccttgaaatttttaaaaatttatgaattagttctttcattaattttagccgttaaatattacaaaaaattttaaaatacctcTAATACGGAGGTACTAATtggtagactttttaaaatataaaggattaattaatgaattttttaaaattatagggactaaatagtaaaatatttaattgttaaaattaatggagataacttgtagaatttttaaaatgttagcgatattttaatatatttttcaaaatagagagatcaactaataaattttatcacaTTATAgatactaaatagtaatttaacatttttttaataataataaaaaacaactattaaaaatttaaaaataaaaagttgttGAGGACCCAAAGCCAGCTCTGTGTTGTCCCTTGTCAGAAGCCTTTCCTTTTAACTAAGAACCCTTTGTGCTTTTCCTTTCTTCAATAATTCTCCCATTATAATTCTCCTTTTCATGCCGCCCAAAGCCCCTTTATTCTCTGCGACCTACGCtctcctttctttttcttttcattccttCCAACCCCAAGAAAAATTTCCCACTTTCTCTCCAAACAAACAACCAACCATCTATCTCTCTCCCCCTTTCAGAACCATAATTGATAATACCCCACCGTGATTCTTTCTTCCCAAACAACAACCACAAAAGAACAAgcagagaagaagaaaatattGATCATGGCAGAGTTTGACTATCAAGATCTTGTAAAGGCCACTGAAGGATTCTCCCCTTCAAGACTCATTGGTAAAGGAAGCCATGGATCAGTCTACAAAGGAATATTgcttaaagaaaataaagttcTTGCAATCAAGAAATCAACCATTGGTATTGATCATGTGTCTAACGACAACTCCAAGAAGCTCGAGAATGAAATTTGTATATTATCATCTCTGCATGATCATCATCATCAAAGTCCATATATCATCAACTTTCTTGGAACGAGTCATGAGTACAGCAGCAGAAAGCTTCTGGTTATGGAGTTCATGCCTAATGGTTCTCTTCATGAAATGTTGCATGCAGCCAAAACTCCACCTTCTTGGCCTAAACGTGTAGAGATAGCTCTCCAAATCGCTAGGGCAGTGCAATTTCTTCATGAAAACAATCCTTTAGTTATCCATAGAGACATCAAGTCCGCTAATGTTTTGTTCGACGAAAATTGGAATGCTAAGTTGGCAGATTATGGACTGGCCATGTCGCGAGTCGGTTCACTGAGTCACCAGGCGAGTCAACCAGCCGGGACCATAGGGTACATGGACCCTTGTTACACTACCCCAAGCAAACTAAGTACTAAAACCGATGTGTTTAGTTATGGGGTAGTTTTATTAGAAATCATAAGCAGCAGAAAAGCCATTGATGTTTCTAAGTCCCCATCTTCAATAGTAGAATGGGCAGTGCCACTAAGTCAAAAGCATAGGGTACCCATTGGAGAAATTTGTGACCCAAGAATTGGGTTGCCGCCATACATGGAGGGCACTATAAGGAACTTGCTCAATGTGGCTGCACGTTGTGTGTCTTCTAAGGAAGAAAATCGCCCATGTATTGGTGAAGTTGCGATGGAGATGAATAGTTTTTGCCTGGTTGAAAGAGTAAAAGTAGTAGTAGCTAGCCCTTGCAGCTGGACATGCCTTGTCAGGAGTTTGATTCTGATGAGAAGGCAAAGAAGATTAGCCAAGAAATGTAAGAGAAAATGTGAAGATTATAGTGAGATTTCAAAAGGGAAGCTTTTGTTAAGGGAGATGCTGGCTGATAGATAACACAGATAAAAGTTGATGTAGCTAGAGATGATCAATAACTGAGTCGATCAACTCGACGGGGTCAATAAGATAAAGCTGAATTAACGATTTTTTACTAAATCGTCTCAGTGCTGGGAGAAATCACCATCAaaccaattatatatatatatataattgtattACTAATATATATCTCTTGTTAATaagttaaataatttatcattaatcagAAGGTAAAAAAATTCTGGTTTACAAAATTATTGACTAATCCACTCTCCTTCCTTTCTCACCAAGCTATTAATAGCAGACAAAGCAAATCCCCCACCTAGATTtagtgaatttaaaaattaataaaatattttataatataagtcatatatataaagattttattcTGATTTATTATAGTAAgtatatcataattaataattaaattaatttaatatataaatgatTGTTGTactaaataaattcttataatataataataacagATCTCGTTAAGATCGCGACACGTGTACAAGAAAAATAGGAAAGTCCGGTACACAAAAATCATCCGGTCTGATCAGACATAAGGAGGTCAGACCTGTTATCTATACTCGAAGTGAACAAAGCCAACCTTATTAGTGCTCGAAGCAAATACGCCGACTTTTTTAAAGCGCTCTAAACCACGCTAGGGCTATAATTGCATGTGTTGCAGAACTGACAAAAATGACGCATATGATGGATAGAGTATGGACTAAGCAACACAACATTTATTAGCCAATTGCCCACCATTAATAAGCCGTCTGATATGCCAGTCACAACACGCTGCTATCTAATTCGAAAAGACGACTGTCAAAGCATCCTGGTATGACCCAAGTATAAATACCCTTGGACCAATCACCTTTAGGGACAAATCTTCTAGCCACTACTGATACCAAGAAAAACACAGTTTGAAACCTCAACCTCCACGAACTATAAACTTTTTAGTGCTATTAACTCTCAACGATCCAATTAGAGCCACTAACTTCCCCGTGAATCAAGCCTGTGCTTACGTGTCACTATCTCATTACCTCACCAAATCTCAGGCATATCAATTGGCGTAATGGGAAAATGAAGGAAAATTATCCAATCAATCGGAGTTTTCCAAACATAAATCCACTGAGATTTATGATATCTAACCAAGAAAATAACCCATTAACACCTGTTGAAAATGAAAATTCCGTGAATCAAACCTGTGCTTACGTGTCACTATCTCATTACCTCACCAAATCTCAAGCATATCAATTGGCGTTGTgggaaaatgaatgaaaattatCCAATCAATCGGAGTTTTTCAAACATAAATCCACTGAGATTTATGATAGCTAACCAAGAAAATAACCCATTAACACCTGTTGAAAATGAAAATTCAACCCCAAAAACTCCAAATCCTCGAGACTTTCCCATGGCATTGTTTCCATTCCCCTCACTCAAACATTGCCAAATACATCTTCCACCAGCAATCTTACTCTAGCAAATACCATCTTACAAACACATATATCAAACCAAGACTTACAAGCAATTTCCATGCAGTTACAACAaataatgatgtggatgaatcaaATAATGCAGCAAAAGGTCTCACCCCACCTTTAGCCATGAATCCAACACCCATAGTAATCCCTAGCCAAATACCTACACTAACCTTTATCTTGAAAATCGAGAACCATTACCAAGTCACCATAATGCACTTGACCCAAAAGAGAAGAGAAGGAGAATTTGTTAGGGAGCCTCCAACTAAATCCAGAAGCTGCACAGTGAGAAGCCTAATAGAGGAGGATGCTGATGTAGTAGAGAGGTACGAAGTAGAAAGTGAGGAAGAAGGCACTAGTTCGAAAGCCCCCATAACTAGCAGGAAAATCAGCACGAAAGATGAGGGAGTAGCCGAGAAGCTGGAAAGGCTGAAGGAAGAATTGTTAGCAGAGCTAAAAAAACTAAGCAGGAGCTCACATGAGCTTGAGAATAACCTCTCCATTTATAGCCACATTCAAGAGGAGATTATTCCCAAGAAGTTCCAAATGCCAACTATGGGGGCGTATAACAGCACAGGCAACCCCAGGGATCATGTGATCAACTATAAAACCTTCATGGAGTTACAAACTCATTTTGATGCCGTGCTTTGTGAAGTATTCCCAACCACTCTTATTGGTGCAGCCCTGACCTAGTTCAACAATCTAGAGGCGGAAAGCATTAGGACCTTCTATGACCAGGCCAATTCATTTATGGGGAGATTTATAGCCAGCATCCCGGTCTAGAGAAAAACCAGTTATCTAGAGACAGTTAGGCAAAAGAAGGATGAAACCTATGGGAGTATGTAGCCCATTTCAATGCAGAAGCTCTTCAGATTCCTAACCCGGATGAGCCCAGGGCGATAGAAGCTATGCAGAAGGGGACTACCTTAGCTGAGTTCTTTGGATCTCTAAGCAGAAAGCCTCCAACTACATTGGCAAAGTTGATGCAGTGGGCAGAGAAATACATTAGAGAACATGTCGCTTTGATGACTAGCCGATTCGCTAAAGAAACCCGAGAGAAGGACCAGATAGGAGGATTGGAGGAGGGAGCTCGCAGAGCGAAGGCTTAACTGAAGTCTGGGGGCATTAAACAGACACCGAGAAAACATGGAAGCTAACTGTCGACCCAGGCCCCTAATGTATTACAAAGAAACCAAAATACAAAAAAACAAGCTAGCAACATATTTACAAGCAGaaattttaggaaaaggagaagGTCTAGAAGTCTCCTCAGAGGACGCAAGGTCTCCAGCTAGGTTGGGCTCAACTTTGGAAGCATTCTCTGGAACATTAACAGCCGCGACAATTGGAACCGTTATAATATCACTTGCCGAAGGAGGATCCCTAGGGGCATTTATAGCCTCGAGCGCAGGTGGATCATCACCGA
This region of Manihot esculenta cultivar AM560-2 chromosome 10, M.esculenta_v8, whole genome shotgun sequence genomic DNA includes:
- the LOC110623868 gene encoding serine/threonine-protein kinase-like protein At5g23170, with the protein product MAEFDYQDLVKATEGFSPSRLIGKGSHGSVYKGILLKENKVLAIKKSTIGIDHVSNDNSKKLENEICILSSLHDHHHQSPYIINFLGTSHEYSSRKLLVMEFMPNGSLHEMLHAAKTPPSWPKRVEIALQIARAVQFLHENNPLVIHRDIKSANVLFDENWNAKLADYGLAMSRVGSLSHQASQPAGTIGYMDPCYTTPSKLSTKTDVFSYGVVLLEIISSRKAIDVSKSPSSIVEWAVPLSQKHRVPIGEICDPRIGLPPYMEGTIRNLLNVAARCVSSKEENRPCIGEVAMEMNSFCLVERVKVVVASPCSWTCLVRSLILMRRQRRLAKKCKRKCEDYSEISKGKLLLREMLADR